The sequence AGATATTTGAAAATCCTATCGTGCGGGATAAGCTGACAGGTTTACCAATGGTAAGGTCATCTATCTGGAAGGGGCATCTCAGATTTGCGGCGGAAAGAGTTAATGATTTGGATGGTAAAAATATCAACGAGATTACAAAGCCGGAGATCAATAGCCTCGTTGAGCTGGTATGTAAATTATTGAACGAAAAGAGGAGTGGACGATAGATGGGAGTGCTTCCTTACTGGGATAGGGCGCTTAAGACAAAGGGCTTTTCATGTCAGAAAAGGCAGCTTCCGCCCTGGATAAGAGGGAGTAGATGCGCCAGGCCTCTTCTGGGTCGAGATTGCTCCTGTCTGTCTTTAAGAGGTAACTGCCGTCGAGCTTCTCTGCCGCCGCTTTCTTCCCTTCCCTCACCGTAA comes from Acetomicrobium sp. S15 = DSM 107314 and encodes:
- a CDS encoding RAMP superfamily CRISPR-associated protein, encoding IFENPIVRDKLTGLPMVRSSIWKGHLRFAAERVNDLDGKNINEITKPEINSLVELVCKLLNEKRSGR